DNA from Chitinophaga pendula:
AAAGTCCATAGTGGCATAAGAAATAATGATCACAATGTCTCCTACCGCGCAGAGGCGCGCAGCCGGCCCGTTCATACAGACAACGCCAGAACCGCGTTTGCCTTTCAGAATGTATGTTTCCAGACGTTCACCATTGTTCACATTTACAACTTGTACTTTTTCATTGGGAATCATATTGGCAGCATCCAACAGGTCTTCATCTATTGTAATGCTTCCTACATATTGGAGGTTGGCTTCCGTAATTACTGCACGGTGTATTTTACTTTTAAGTACTTCAATTTGCATAACTTAAATTATCCGGGATCTTTAATGCGGATGCTTGACGGGTTTATAAACAGGTTTCTTGACAAAATACATAGTACTTTTTTTCCGGCCGGTGATTAAAAAGTATGTTCGCAAAGGTAGGCAAATTTGCGAAACGGTCAAGTTTGCGGAGAACCGCACCTAAGTCCCCGGTCCGCGCTAAATTAAGCTGCTGCCAGCATTCATCTACAGCTAATAAAGTTTAATTAACTAACATATTATCGATTAACCTTACCTGACTACGCTGTTGATGAGCAGCAACGACCGCATAGGAGGGTTGTCCGGCGGTTAACCGCTCGGGAAAATCGATCTTTCCATCCGCTTCCAGTGTGATAACGTCCAGATAGTCAACCCGGAACCCCGCTTCGGCCAACCGCTCCCGTCCGGTCTGCAACAAGGGCGCCAATGCCGTCTGTTGTCCGTTTTCCTTAATGAATGTCAACACTTTAAATATAATGGTAGCCAGTTCCCGCTCTTCGGGAGAAAGCCGCATGTTCCGGCTACTCATCGCCAACCCGCCGGGTTCCCGTAAAGTAGGGCAGACCACCAGCTCCGCAGGAGAAGAGATCAATTTTAACAAACGTTTCACAATAAGGCATTGCTGCAAGTCTTTCTGACCCATAAACAGGCGGTCAGGCGCTACGATATCCAGCAGTTTGTGCACAATACGCCCTACTCCCTGAAAATGCCCCGGACGGTGAGCCCCTTCTAATACTGTCTCCAATGACCCGAAATCATAGTGGATGTCGCTTGCCAACCCCTCCGGATACATCTCGGCCACCGCCGGAAGGAATAATATATCTGTCCCCGCAGCCGTTAGCTGTAGGATATCCTGGTCTATTGTAATGGGATATTTCTCAAAATCGGCAGGATCATTGAACTGGGTAGGGTTGACAAATATGCTGCAAACGACGAGGTTGCACTGCTGTTTTGCCATGTTAATCAAAGAAAGGTGTCCCTGGTGCAAAGCCCCCATGGTGGGAACAAAACCTATGCTGCTTCCTTGTTTGCGGGCGCTCTCCAGGTGGTTCATCAGCTCGTCTTTCCGCTTAAATAGATACATAAAACATTGCTTAAAAGGATGTTAAAAGTGCCAATTTGTCCATAATTCCGTAAATAATACGTAATTTTGCAAGCCAAATTAAAATTTACTGCATTAATAATCAGCGTTAAATGTCCACAAAGAAAAGAATTCTTTTTATTGCCCAGGAGATGTCGCCATACTTAGACCTAAGTGAATATGCGGCGATGGTCAATAAAATGGCAATTAAGTCCAACGAGGCAGGATTGGAAGTGCGAGTTATCATGCCGCGTTTTGGAATTATTAATGAGAGAAGGCATCGCCTCCACGAGGTGGTACGACTGTCGGGTATCAATATTGTGATAGACAATGATGACTACCCGCTCATTATTAAGGTGGCATCTTTACCTAATGCCCGTTTACAGGTTTATTTCCTGGATAATGAGGATTATTTCAAACGCAAGGCTGTTTTTGCCGACGAGAATGAGCAGTTTTACGATGACAATGGTGCCCGTGCCGTATTCTTCTGCAAAGGTGCCCTTGAAACAGTAAAAAAATTCGGCTGGCCTCCGGATATTATTCACTGCAGTGGCTGGATGACATCCCTCATCCCAATGTACCTGAAGACCGCTTATAAAAAAGAACCTGTATTTGCCCATTCAAAGGTTGTATATTCGTTGGGCCCTAACAGTTTTAAAGAGAAGTTAGGCGCTACCTTTGTGAAGAAAGCTATGATCAGCACCCAGATCAAAGAGAAAGATATGGAACTGTTCAAAGATGGTACCAGTGCAGCTCTTAATCGCGGCGCCAGCAAATATGCCGACGCAGTAATATTGGCTGGTGAAAAGGTAGACAAAAAGATCGCAGACGAACTAAAGACAGAAAAAGGTAAGATCATTGTACCTTTCAAAAAAGAAAACGACGATCTGTCCGACTACCTGCAACTGTATAATCAGCTGCTGGGAAAATAACTTAGTAATACCACGGTCCACCGATCATCATCCGGATGCTGCCTCCTGTGCCGTCACCGGATACTGATAAGTGGACCGTTCATGCATAGGATAATTACATTCATAATCAACACCATTGCGCGTGAAGATCAATTTCAGAAACCTTGGCTTATTGGCCGCTTTGTCCGCTGTTGTATACCTGGCTCCCGGCTGTAACGAGTCTACTATTTTAGGCTCCGAACTGATCCCTGGCGGAGATTTCGTTAACGGCAGAGATACTGTACTCACTGATATCACCTCCAGTAATATTTTTAAAGTAGACTCCTCTTATATCACCGGAGGCACTTTTACCGCTAAGATCTTAGGCTCTATCAATGCAGACCCCATCTTCGGGCATGCACAGGCCATCGTCTATACCCAGATGGGATTGACCAGCCCCGGCTTTAGCTTCCAGGGTACCGGTCAGGTACTGGACTCCGTGGTGTTATCCATTGCCTACCAGGGCGTATATGGCGACTCTACGAACCAGCAGACCTTCCGGGTGTATCGTATGAATGAAACCAACTTCAGATTGGATTCCGCCTACAGGTACTTCAGACCCCTCAGCTATGACCAAGGCCAGTTACTGGGTACCGCCACTGCCAGTGGTGTCTCATTAAAAGACTCCGTATCCATTTATAATGCCAAACAAGGCCCGCAGTTAAGAATACGCTTGAACAACAACTTTGGTAGCGACCTGCTGAAACAGACCTCTACCGGCGCATTTGCTACCGACTCCGCATTCAGGGCTTACCTGAAAGGATTTGCCATCGTACCCGATACGATGAACGGTAACAACAAAGCTATGTTCTACATGAACCTGGCACAGATAGAAAGTAAACTGACCGTATACTACAAAAACAGTGTAGACGACAGCCTGGTAGCTACCTTCCCCTTCATTGGTACAGCTGCTGCCCATTCTAACTACTACACCCGTAACTTCGCCGGTTCTGAAGCCGCTCAATACCTGAATACCAACCGTCCAGAAGGTGACAACCAACTGTATCTGCTTTCCGGCCCCGGTACCTTTGTTAAGCTGACAATACCTACTTTACAACAATTCCCGGCTTCCGTGATCAATAAAGCCGAATTAGTAATGACAGAGATCACTACCGGTATCGGTAGCCCGAATGATATCTACCCGGCACCTTCACAACTCATGTTGTATAAATATGCCACCGCCGCCCAGGATAGTATCCTGCCGTTAAGAGACTTCGGTAACGGACAAGATCCTTATTTTGGCGGAGCAAGAACAGAAGTGACTAACTTTGGAGGAGTAAGAGTAGTACAATATAGTTTCAATATTGCGCACTACATGCAGTATCTGTTGAGAAACCAGGAAACTAATTACGGATTCAGACTACAAGTCAATCCTTCCAGCAGATTGGATGTGCGTCGTGTAAAATTGGGAGGAGGCAAACTTTCTCAGTATAACCTCAAACTACGTATAATTTACACTAAACTTTAACGAAGCAAATTAATTTATTTTATGCCTTATTTATTCACATCCGAATCCGTATCTGAAGGACACCCCGACAAGGTAGCGGATCAAATCTCCGATGCGCTGATCGACAATTTTCTGGCATATGACGCCAAATCCAAAGTGGCGTGTGAAACCCTCGTGACCACAGGACAAGTAGTTCTGGCTGGTGAAGTAAAATCCGATGCCTATTTGGATGTACAGGATATAGCCCGCGAAGTAATCCGGCGCATAGGCTATACTAAGAGCGAATACATGTTTGAAGCTAACTCCTGTGGTATTCTCTCCGCTATCCATGAGCAATCCCCGGATATCAACCAGGGTGTTGACCGTACCAGCCCGGAAGAGCAGGGTGCCGGCGACCAGGGTATGATGTTTGGATATGCTACCAAAGAGACCGACAACTATATGCCGCTGGCACTGGACCTGGCGCATAAACTGCTGCTGGAACTGGCTGCCATCCGTCGCGAAAATAAAGAGATCTCTTATCTCCGTCCGGATGCCAAATCCCAGGTAACTATCGAATACTCTGATGACAATCAGCCTGTTCGTATAGACACCATTGTTATCTCCACACAGCACGACGATTTCGCCGAAGATGCACAAATGCTGGCCAAGATCAAAGAAGATGTGATCAACATCCTGATCCCCCGCGTAAAAGCACAGCTGAAACCCGAACTGCAACAACTCTTTACTGACCAGATCACCTACCATATCAATCCTACCGGCAAATTCGTGATCGGTGGTCCTCACGGTGATACCGGCCTGACCGGCCGCAAGATCATCGTAGATACCTATGGTGGTAAAGGTGCACACGGTGGTGGTGCCTTCTCTGGTAAAGATCCTTCCAAAGTAGACCGTTCTGCTGCTTACGCTACCCGTCACATCGCTAAAAACCTGGTTGCTGCCGGTGTATGCGATGAAGTACTCGTACAGGTATCCTACGCTATAGGTGTGGCTAAACCTTGTGGTTTGTATATCAACACCAATGGTTCTGCTAAAGTAGACCTGAACGATGGCGAGATCGCCCGTAAAGTAGAAGAAATATTCGACCTGCGTCCTTATGCGATCGAACAACGCTTGAAACTGCGTAATCCAATCTATAGTGAAACTGCTGCTTATGGACACATGGGCCGTGAGCACCAGGTAGTAACCAAAGTATTTAACAAAGGCAAACAGTCCGAAAAGAAAGTAGAAGTAGAACTGTTCACCTGGGAGAAATTAGACTATGTTGATAAAGTAAAAGCTGCCTTCAGCCTGTAAGCGACAGACAGCTAAAATATATGTCCCCTGTGCTACCAGGCACAGGGGATTTTTTATGCCCGCAATACAGCAGCTACTTGATACAAAACAAAAGCCCGTGTATATACACGGGCTTTTGTTTTGTATCGACAGGTTGGATGTTCCTGCCATCTAGTGTTTGATCAGCTTGATCGTTTTAACCGGTTGATTGTCTACCGTGATCTGCAACAGGTAGATGCCGGTACCGATGGTATTATTGATATCCAGGCGTTCGAGATAGATACCACGGCTTCTTGCTCCCAGATCCTTCAGTTGGATCAGGCGGCCGTTCATATCGATCAGTTTCAGCATCACCCGTGCATTATCCTTATGCTGTTGTAGAGATACATTCACGAAGGATTGGAGCGGATTAGGATATACGTTGGTCACCGTCAGTGTCTCTTCCGTCTGTTCTTCCTTTTTCACCTGTACTGGTGTTACACCGGAAGGTTTGGTAGGTGTGACCATCAGCTTGTTATTGTTAAGCTGCTGGGAAGCTACCGGTGCTGCAGGAGGAGCACTCTTATCAGCCGGATAAGCTTTCATTACCATTGCATTGAGATAACCGAAGTTGGACACCACGGAAACCAGTATGCGGATCTCCCCGTTCTCATCGGGTCGTATACGTTCCAGCTGCACCGTGTTCTGGGTATTGTCATTGGCATCCAGGGAAACCATTCTGCCATTGATCGTATAACCTGTTACACGGGTACCACCGGAAGCGCGGCTGCCGAAGAAGGTGAAGGTGTATTCTTTAGATTGATCCAGGCCGGACAAACGCAATTTGGCGGTAAAGCCAAGGTCGAGATAATAAGACTCTGCCATCACGATATCCGGGAACACGCCGGTATTATTACCTGTCTGCGCGCCGGCAGGATTGGCGCCGGAGAAACGTTCGTCAAAGTTCAACACGATGCCGGTAGTATTACCGTTATCGTCTTTGATATTGTCCAGTAGCTGTCCGTCGTAGGGGAGCGCATTGGTGCTGTTCCACGGAGCCGGGGCCGGGTTTACACTGTTGAAGTTGAAGTAAACACCATATGCCATGGTGCCGGCAGCGGCAATATTACTATAGTCAGATGCTTGTGTGCCGGCTACCGCTCTTACCTTGTAGTAGTAAAGAGCGTTATCTGGCAGGTTACCATCCTTGAAAGTGGTGGTATTGGCCGGCAGGGTGCTGATCAGTTTATACGCTCCATCGCGTTGTGTAGCACGATAAAGTTCGAAGCCGGTCTCGTTGCTGGACTTATCTGCCCAGGCGAGCTGGATCGTACTTCTGGCAGCTGCGCTGGCGGTCAGGTTAGCAGGAGACAATGGTATACCGTTGTCTACATAAGACTGTATCACCAGGGTGTTCAGGTAAGCGGCAAATGCACCGGAGGCTTGTTTCAAGGTGAACTCAATGTTGCCGTTGGCATCAGGGCTCAATCCATTGATCTGAACGGTCTTGGTGGTATTGCTGGCGGCATTGAGGGTTACCGACTGTCCACCAGCCTCATAGATGGTGTTACGGTTATCGCTCACAGCCTCGCGGCTGCCGAAGAATACCAGGTTGTATTTGCGGCCGGCAGGTACATTGCTGAGGCGTACACGACGTGGTGTGCTGTTCTGATCATAGAAGAAGGTCTTCATCACATCGTCGGGATATACACCGCTGTTGTTGCCCGTAGTGGCACCTACGTTGTTGGCACCGGAGAAGGAGTCTAACAGCGTAATGCTGATACCGGTAGCCGTATTGCTTTCGTCTTTCAGGTTGGCAATGGAAACACCGGCGTTCGGCCAGGCATTGAAGCTGTTCCAGGGCGCGCCCACGGGCAGCACTTCGTTACAGTTTACATAGATGCTGGTCAGTGTTTTATCGGTCACCAGTACGGTGAATGTCTGTGTGCTGCTGCCGCCTTTATCATCTGCCGCTTTAACGGTGATGGTATAGCTGCCGATGTGTGCGCTGCGCGGCGACAGGGAGATGGAGCCGTTACCGCCACCGTTATCGGTGAAGGTAGCGAAGGAGGGCAATCCGCTTACACTGAGGGTGATAACATCTGCCGGATCATCCGTTGCTTTGATGGCGATCTGCTGTACGGCATCTGTTCTCATACTTACGTTGGTGACGGTGGTCAGCACCGGAGCGATATTCGGTACGGTCACAGCGATGGTGTCACTCCAGGTCGCACCATAGGTGTTCAGGGCTTTTACGGCGTAGAAATAGGTCTTATTGGCACTTACCGCAGCATCTGTGTAGGCGGTGTCATTGGCGTTGGCCGCGGAGGGATTTAACAGGGTATAAGGCCCTGCTTTCTCTGCTGCGCGGTATACTTCGTAAGCATCTTCGTTGTAAGCCTGGTCGTTCCAGCGCAGGCGTATCCCCGTTTGCAGGATACGTGCATTCAGCTGGGTCGGTTTAACAGGAGCCACCTTGTCGTCGTAAGTAGCATTTACAATCATCGCATTGATATATGCGAAGCTGTTGCCCGGCGCAGGGGAGAGGTCGATGGTGATATTACCGCCTGCATCCGGGAATACATTGTTGAGCGAGATAGTATTGCTCTGGTTATTGGTAGCATTCAGTGTTACGCTGGTACCGTTGATGGTATAGGCGCTTACACGGGCATCGGTGATACCGGTACGGCTGCCATAGAAGGTAAAGCTGTATTTGAAATTAGCAGGCAGGTTGGTCAGCCGGAAGGTCTGGGTGTTGTTAGACCACCAGCTGCTCTGCATGACGGCATCCGGATAGAGCCCTACATTCTGCCAGGTACTGTAGCCCTGATTGTTAGTGTTCAATCCGCCATTTACATTCTGCCAGGCTGTCAACACTTTCATGCCAATGCCGCTGTTCTTCCCGTTAGTGTCTTTAAAGTCGGTGAAAACATCATTCAGCGCTGGTTTTTTGTTGGTATTGTTCCAGGGCGCAGTGGAGGGTGTTGCACCGTCGTTGAAGTCAATATATACTTTGAAGTTAGGATCTACTTTCGTTACGCTGAGGGTGAAAGACTTTTCATCTATACCACCTCTGCCGTCGTCTACTTTTACTTTCACATTATAGATACCGAAAGCGCCGTATCCTGGTTGTACGTTGATAGTCGCGTTGTTACCATCCCCTGTCAGGGTAGCAAAAGCGGGCAGGCCGCTGGCGCTCCAGGTCAGCTGATCAGTTGCGTTGGCATCCTGTGCGCTGAGGGTGATCTGTGTCTGGGTCTTTTCTGCCAGCGACACATTCTGGATGCTGCCCAGCACTGGTTGGAAGTTATCATCCACCTTAACGGTGAAGGTGCGGGTAGCTACGCCGTTGTGGCCATCAGCGGCCTTGATCTCGATGTCGGCATAGGTGCCTAGATCGGTAGCACCGGGACTGAAGGTAATAGTACCTGTTCCGTTACCGTTGTCGGTAAAGGCAGCGAATGCCGGGAGTCTGCTGGCTGACAGTGTCAGGGCGTCTCCATCAGCATCGGTAGCAGTGAGTGCAATGACTTTTTGCGTACCGTAACGCATGGTGAAACCGCTGATCTCATTGAGTACAGGTGCAGTGTTGAGTGTCGTTGCATTGACGGCATTGCTATATGTGGACGGGCCGCCGTCATTGCGGGCACGTACTTTATAGTAATAGGTAGTATTAGCCGGCAGCAGCGAGTCGGTATAAGCAGCGGTTGTTGTGCCGTTAGCTGGCACGGTCGTGAGCAGTACATAAGGACTGGTTTCACTGCTGGCGCGGAAGATCTCAAAGTTGGTCGCTGTATTATCACCTGCCCATTGTAAGCCGATCTTGTTAGTGGAAACATCGGTAGTACTTACATTGGCTGGTGCAACAGGAGCATCTGGTACGGCCGGTGTAGTGGCCTGGTTGGCGCTATACTGGAAGGCGGTAACGGGTATTTCCTGTTTGGTGATATTGGGACCGGCATAACGTACGGTGAGAGAATTAGGCGTACCGGCGGCGTAGTAAGCCAGCTGGATGATATGCCGGCCGGCGCTCAGAGTCTTGCTGGCGCTTCTTTCCCCTTGTTGCCAGGTGGTGGTGACCAGTACGTTGCTTTCTGCAAGACCGTCGATATACAGCTTAGCGCCATCGTCAGCACTTACATAGAAGGTATAGGAGCCGGTAGTAGGGATATTGATAGCACCGATATAGCGAACGGCATATTGTGATTCCCGGTTGCGTAATACCAGCGAAAACTTATCTGCCACACCGCTTTTAACAGGCTTCAGGGTGCTGAAGTCGGGGATGGCGGTAAAAGAAGATTGTTCGTAATAGTCATACTGCAGACCGGTGAATTCTGTCATGCTGAAGCCTTTGTCACCGTTGCTGTTGACAGCCTTCACCTTGTAGTGATAGGTGGTTTGTGCAGTTACCAGGCTATCGGTGAAGCTGGTTATATTGGCAGCGGTGCTACCTACAATCTCGTAGTTACCCAGCGGATCGGTGGTACGATATACTTCGAAACCGGTTTCGTTATTGCTGTTATCGGTCCAGCTTACATTGATCTTTTTGTAAGACTGGGCTGTGGCTTTGATACCGGTGGGGATATTAGGTGTGTTGGCAGCGGCTGGTTGTACGCCGGTGAAGAACTCTGAAGGGATCTCCTGGCGATCGGTCACGCCGTTGGCGGTATTTTTCCAGTATATCTTCATATCCTGTCCGCCGCCGGACTGGAAGTAGGTAACGGCAATCGGATAAACGCCTGCTTCCAGGGTGAGGGTACCTTCCTTGTACTGGGCGCTGTGTGCGCCGTCATTATCTACGAGGGCAGTAGCGGATGGGCTGTAGCCGCCGATATACAGTTTGCTGCCATCGTCGGAATAGGTCTCGAAGGTATAGCTGCCAGCTGCAGGGATACGGATGAAACCTTCCCAAAGGAAACCGTAGTTGGTTTCTTTATTACGTAAGGTAATGTCCGGGCGGGCAGTGATGCCTGTTTTAACAGGTGTCAGTTTGCTGAAGTCGGGTAATGTAGACCAGGAGCCTTCATAGTATTTGTAAGTGAATCCGCCACCGTTGCCGGCTACTGCCTGGTTGCTGGCGGGAGATACGTTACCGGCCAGGTCCCTGGCTTTTATAGTAAATACGTTGGTTTGTTTATAATCGAGGCCGTAGGCGGTGAAGGATTGTTTATCACCGCTGATGGTGTAGGCTTTGTCTCCGTTGATATAAATATCATACTGGTATACCCCTACGTCATCCTTGGAGGGGGTCCAGGTGAGCAGGATGGAGTTGGGCGTACTGGTACTGGCTGCTTTGAGGTTGCCCGGTGCAGTAGGCGCTTGTGTATCCGCCTGGGTGCGGGCGGAAGCCTCATTGCTTACCGGCGCTGCACCGTTGTCATTTACCGCTCTGATGATGTAATAGTATACGGTATTGGGATTGAGCCCGGTGCTGGTATAAGTGAGTATGTCAGCGCCTACTTTAGCGACCAGGGTATAGGGGCCACCTGCGCTGGTGGCTCTGTATACTTCGAAGCCAGTCTCATTGACTGTTGGATTGGCTTTATCGCTCCAGTTAAGTGCGATCGCTTCTTTGGAAACGGCCGATGCGATCAGGCTACTGGCCGCATCGGGTGCTGGTGTACCATTGGCAGCCGCTACTTTGAATGGCGCGGAAATGTCACTGGCGCAACCGAATTTCTCTGCCATTTTCACGGCATACTGACCCGGTTGACGGATGGTTACCTGGGCACTGTTGCCGACTACGGCGTTGGTGGCGGTATTGGTCCACTCGTAAGTATAAAAGTTATCGGGAACACTCAGCACAACGGTATCTGCTCCTGCTGGTGTAGGCAGTACAATACTG
Protein-coding regions in this window:
- the panC gene encoding pantoate--beta-alanine ligase; this encodes MYLFKRKDELMNHLESARKQGSSIGFVPTMGALHQGHLSLINMAKQQCNLVVCSIFVNPTQFNDPADFEKYPITIDQDILQLTAAGTDILFLPAVAEMYPEGLASDIHYDFGSLETVLEGAHRPGHFQGVGRIVHKLLDIVAPDRLFMGQKDLQQCLIVKRLLKLISSPAELVVCPTLREPGGLAMSSRNMRLSPEERELATIIFKVLTFIKENGQQTALAPLLQTGRERLAEAGFRVDYLDVITLEADGKIDFPERLTAGQPSYAVVAAHQQRSQVRLIDNMLVN
- a CDS encoding glycogen/starch synthase; translation: MSTKKRILFIAQEMSPYLDLSEYAAMVNKMAIKSNEAGLEVRVIMPRFGIINERRHRLHEVVRLSGINIVIDNDDYPLIIKVASLPNARLQVYFLDNEDYFKRKAVFADENEQFYDDNGARAVFFCKGALETVKKFGWPPDIIHCSGWMTSLIPMYLKTAYKKEPVFAHSKVVYSLGPNSFKEKLGATFVKKAMISTQIKEKDMELFKDGTSAALNRGASKYADAVILAGEKVDKKIADELKTEKGKIIVPFKKENDDLSDYLQLYNQLLGK
- a CDS encoding DUF4270 family protein, whose product is MKINFRNLGLLAALSAVVYLAPGCNESTILGSELIPGGDFVNGRDTVLTDITSSNIFKVDSSYITGGTFTAKILGSINADPIFGHAQAIVYTQMGLTSPGFSFQGTGQVLDSVVLSIAYQGVYGDSTNQQTFRVYRMNETNFRLDSAYRYFRPLSYDQGQLLGTATASGVSLKDSVSIYNAKQGPQLRIRLNNNFGSDLLKQTSTGAFATDSAFRAYLKGFAIVPDTMNGNNKAMFYMNLAQIESKLTVYYKNSVDDSLVATFPFIGTAAAHSNYYTRNFAGSEAAQYLNTNRPEGDNQLYLLSGPGTFVKLTIPTLQQFPASVINKAELVMTEITTGIGSPNDIYPAPSQLMLYKYATAAQDSILPLRDFGNGQDPYFGGARTEVTNFGGVRVVQYSFNIAHYMQYLLRNQETNYGFRLQVNPSSRLDVRRVKLGGGKLSQYNLKLRIIYTKL
- the metK gene encoding methionine adenosyltransferase produces the protein MPYLFTSESVSEGHPDKVADQISDALIDNFLAYDAKSKVACETLVTTGQVVLAGEVKSDAYLDVQDIAREVIRRIGYTKSEYMFEANSCGILSAIHEQSPDINQGVDRTSPEEQGAGDQGMMFGYATKETDNYMPLALDLAHKLLLELAAIRRENKEISYLRPDAKSQVTIEYSDDNQPVRIDTIVISTQHDDFAEDAQMLAKIKEDVINILIPRVKAQLKPELQQLFTDQITYHINPTGKFVIGGPHGDTGLTGRKIIVDTYGGKGAHGGGAFSGKDPSKVDRSAAYATRHIAKNLVAAGVCDEVLVQVSYAIGVAKPCGLYINTNGSAKVDLNDGEIARKVEEIFDLRPYAIEQRLKLRNPIYSETAAYGHMGREHQVVTKVFNKGKQSEKKVEVELFTWEKLDYVDKVKAAFSL
- the panD gene encoding aspartate 1-decarboxylase, producing the protein MQIEVLKSKIHRAVITEANLQYVGSITIDEDLLDAANMIPNEKVQVVNVNNGERLETYILKGKRGSGVVCMNGPAARLCAVGDIVIIISYATMDFEEAKQHEPIAIFPKEGNKL
- a CDS encoding fibronectin type III domain-containing protein → MKKLYYLLVLFLLAGFSTVWGQNVIDPNDPIVEYNSSAPPARPQWGQVGKWVRTKTVSWNTNSFKAYIYKDMPFRLKFPKSYDPSNPNKKYPLLLVFHTVAEYGTVYNNEKQLNEAGQWHMDAADAGKFDGFLLFPQSQNSFFGPSQYDIIASFISDVLFPQANVDPYRVLISGFSGGGQAAWNFTIAYPKLAAATTPLSAASFDYKKSIETLKWMPIWWFQGAKDPNPPPTIARDVAKAMEDAGANIKLNVYDNYFHQIFAAVRQEQDLFPFYLRANKANPWPLFGKAEFCPGETVSAVLGLTPGFDGYEWRKDGQLIPGANTNSITATEFGTYDARIKRGNEWSSWSPTPVQVKAKAPTVSPTISANGLSSIVLPTPAGADTVVLSVPDNFYTYEWTNTATNAVVGNSAQVTIRQPGQYAVKMAEKFGCASDISAPFKVAAANGTPAPDAASSLIASAVSKEAIALNWSDKANPTVNETGFEVYRATSAGGPYTLVAKVGADILTYTSTGLNPNTVYYYIIRAVNDNGAAPVSNEASARTQADTQAPTAPGNLKAASTSTPNSILLTWTPSKDDVGVYQYDIYINGDKAYTISGDKQSFTAYGLDYKQTNVFTIKARDLAGNVSPASNQAVAGNGGGFTYKYYEGSWSTLPDFSKLTPVKTGITARPDITLRNKETNYGFLWEGFIRIPAAGSYTFETYSDDGSKLYIGGYSPSATALVDNDGAHSAQYKEGTLTLEAGVYPIAVTYFQSGGGQDMKIYWKNTANGVTDRQEIPSEFFTGVQPAAANTPNIPTGIKATAQSYKKINVSWTDNSNNETGFEVYRTTDPLGNYEIVGSTAANITSFTDSLVTAQTTYHYKVKAVNSNGDKGFSMTEFTGLQYDYYEQSSFTAIPDFSTLKPVKSGVADKFSLVLRNRESQYAVRYIGAINIPTTGSYTFYVSADDGAKLYIDGLAESNVLVTTTWQQGERSASKTLSAGRHIIQLAYYAAGTPNSLTVRYAGPNITKQEIPVTAFQYSANQATTPAVPDAPVAPANVSTTDVSTNKIGLQWAGDNTATNFEIFRASSETSPYVLLTTVPANGTTTAAYTDSLLPANTTYYYKVRARNDGGPSTYSNAVNATTLNTAPVLNEISGFTMRYGTQKVIALTATDADGDALTLSASRLPAFAAFTDNGNGTGTITFSPGATDLGTYADIEIKAADGHNGVATRTFTVKVDDNFQPVLGSIQNVSLAEKTQTQITLSAQDANATDQLTWSASGLPAFATLTGDGNNATINVQPGYGAFGIYNVKVKVDDGRGGIDEKSFTLSVTKVDPNFKVYIDFNDGATPSTAPWNNTNKKPALNDVFTDFKDTNGKNSGIGMKVLTAWQNVNGGLNTNNQGYSTWQNVGLYPDAVMQSSWWSNNTQTFRLTNLPANFKYSFTFYGSRTGITDARVSAYTINGTSVTLNATNNQSNTISLNNVFPDAGGNITIDLSPAPGNSFAYINAMIVNATYDDKVAPVKPTQLNARILQTGIRLRWNDQAYNEDAYEVYRAAEKAGPYTLLNPSAANANDTAYTDAAVSANKTYFYAVKALNTYGATWSDTIAVTVPNIAPVLTTVTNVSMRTDAVQQIAIKATDDPADVITLSVSGLPSFATFTDNGGGNGSISLSPRSAHIGSYTITVKAADDKGGSSTQTFTVLVTDKTLTSIYVNCNEVLPVGAPWNSFNAWPNAGVSIANLKDESNTATGISITLLDSFSGANNVGATTGNNSGVYPDDVMKTFFYDQNSTPRRVRLSNVPAGRKYNLVFFGSREAVSDNRNTIYEAGGQSVTLNAASNTTKTVQINGLSPDANGNIEFTLKQASGAFAAYLNTLVIQSYVDNGIPLSPANLTASAAARSTIQLAWADKSSNETGFELYRATQRDGAYKLISTLPANTTTFKDGNLPDNALYYYKVRAVAGTQASDYSNIAAAGTMAYGVYFNFNSVNPAPAPWNSTNALPYDGQLLDNIKDDNGNTTGIVLNFDERFSGANPAGAQTGNNTGVFPDIVMAESYYLDLGFTAKLRLSGLDQSKEYTFTFFGSRASGGTRVTGYTINGRMVSLDANDNTQNTVQLERIRPDENGEIRILVSVVSNFGYLNAMVMKAYPADKSAPPAAPVASQQLNNNKLMVTPTKPSGVTPVQVKKEEQTEETLTVTNVYPNPLQSFVNVSLQQHKDNARVMLKLIDMNGRLIQLKDLGARSRGIYLERLDINNTIGTGIYLLQITVDNQPVKTIKLIKH